The following coding sequences lie in one Takifugu rubripes chromosome 8, fTakRub1.2, whole genome shotgun sequence genomic window:
- the raph1b gene encoding ras-associated and pleckstrin homology domains-containing protein 1b isoform X2 — MEQVSDEELDHGAEEDSDKEDQDLDKMFGAWLGELDKLTQSLDDGRPQKALQKPPLRQETNMANFSYRFSMYNINEALNQGDTVDLDALMADLCSIEQELNTISKPNSTSRSHNKGQQRAPGGHSASTKHTGASGGGSSGGSTNSSTRASPANTVRGTNSSGHTRPTASNISLADITSQLEKASLSMDEAARQTSSSSSTTSSSSSSSTAQRRPSSGSSSSRQHRRTGSVGAVSEHEAPSQRSSVNSACASASSMDSLDIDKVPTGREVPGQSSPSTQGQNQTSTEHSYLDRETSLILKSIAGKPTHLLTKEEQAAKLKAERIRVALEKIKEAQVKKLVIRVHMSDESSKTMMVDERQTVRQVLDSLLDKSHCGYSPDWSLVETITELQMERIFEDHENLVENLLNWTRDSHNKLMFTERIEKYALFKNPQNYLLGRKETSEMADRNKEALLEECFCGGSVSVPEIEGILWLKEDGKKSWKKRYFLLRASGIYYVPKGKAKASRDLVCFLQLDHVNVYYGQDYRSKYKAPTDYCLALKHPQIQKKSQYIKYLCCDDVRTLHQWVNGIRIAKYGKQLYGNYHEAMKRTEAAYDWSSLSTSSIRSGSSSVSIPESQSNHSGHSDSGVDTTSSQGRSQSVVSSIFSEAWKRGTQIEENTKMRMDTAKGGTLPHHSHRHHSQHSVDYPASTPPPQQQPPPQPQSQPVQKHPPQPQPQTHQQHSPQTQIIQQHPSQPPPQLQHHHPPQPVQPPTPPQPEQYPTPLHLETIQAAPSNYLLQQQQMTNSIYNHVPLQQPQTSPPPPPPPPPPPPPPPPAVQTVSHHSLAPTMYKYSTITRLQNQKASHHKPNHVLTKPQPVPTPPAAQVKPNVNHIAARTNVPPPPPPPPPPSMPTPGSAMAVLRLGPPSPAAPPAFIPPPPTSAHAAQMNGGSFPPPPPPPPPAPVPLSQSVYCGGLKQALKERFPSPPRDLLSLNGGFEESPPPAPTPTPPPPPPPPPPPPPPPPQQQQFHIPSQFPPPPAPAKMFTSGFGPHTTPKPVSPVSPFPPAPPPATLGGLTPPPPPPPPPPAPLKKQFSLQAGHTSIQPPPTLPKQHSLSKQMTPTGGPQTMSLVKQLASQFPGAPPQVNQTEIPKAPLSPPAVKTKPKWQPGGVQQLQSPEFPPPPTDSNAAFVAAAPPPPPPPPPPPPPAPVTGPAPPPPPPPPPAPVTGPTPPPPPLPPGNLGSPTKRPPSSSLNIGGKKAPPTPQRNSSVKSNSSGFYEESRKNLLSKFAPQNAASSAPCVSPSSKDPANGPPAPPKPGKLNLANLPMALQAKVSQAKKSSGEFPSPPPECAYFPPPPPASELFPPPPPPPGGEAHCGGAPKVAVVNPQPQAPPPPPPVSLVSNLSWGKSSLKKTTLVQRSNNTPEPPPLSSPPATSPKGSSGQPNFLEDLNRTLKRKSVGRQGSLNSSALAGKLDPAGTMDDMALPPPPPELLLDNGKQSNGGNGGYMSGNISGYATLRRGPPPAPPKRGDATKLTGEC; from the exons ATGGAGCAGGTCTCAGATGAAGAGCTGGACCATGGAGCAGAAGAGGACAGTGACAAGGAGGACCAAGATTTGGACAAGATGTTTGGAGCCTGGCTGGGAGAGTTGGACAAGCTTACACAG AGTCTGGATGATGGCAGGCCCCAGAAGGCACTGCAGAAGCCTCCTCTCAGACAGGAGACAAACATGGCCAACTTCTCTTACCGCTTCTCTATGTACAACATAAATG AGGCTTTGAACCAGGGTGACACAGTTGATCTGGATGCCCTCATGGCTGACCTGTGCTCCATTGAACAGGAGCTCAACACCATTTCCAAACCAAACTCTACTTCTCGCAGCCACAACAAAGGACAACAGCGAGCCCCTGGGGGCCACAGTGCCAGTACCAAGCACACAGGCGCCAGTGGAGGGGGGAGCAGTGGAG GAAGCACCAATAGCAGTACTCGCGCATCACCAGCCAACACGGTTCGAGGCACCAATAGTAGTGGTCATACCCGCCCCACGGCGTCTAACATCTCTCTGGCCGACATCACATCTCAGCTCGAGAAGGCCTCACTCAGCATGGACGAAGCGGCTCGAcagacctcttcctcttcctccaccacctcctcatcttcttcctcctccaccgctCAGCGGCGACCCTCATCTGGGTCATCCAGCAGCAGACAGCACCGCAGGACAGGCTCAGTGGGAGCGGTCAGTGAGCATGAAGCGCCCTCGCAGAGGTCCAGTGTAAACTCAGCATGCGCTTCGGCGTCCAGCATGGATTCACTGGATATCGATAAAGTCCCAACAGGAAGAGAGGTGCCGGGTCAGAGCAGCCCAAGCACACAAGGACAAAACCAGACAAGCACAGAG CACTCCTATCTGGACCGAGAAACCTCGCTCATTCTGAAAAGCATAGCTGGAAAGCCTACTCACCTCCTGACCAAG GAGGAGCAAGCCGCCAAATTAAAGGCAGAAAGGATCCGGGTAGCCTTGGAGAAAATTAAGGAAGCGCAGGTCAAAAAG CTTGTGATTAGAGTTCACATGTCAGATGAGAGCTCCAAGACCATGATGGTGGACGAGCGGCAGACAGTTAGGCAAGTGCTGGACAGTCTTCTGGATAAGTCCCACTGTGGCTACAGCCCTGACTGGTCTTTGGTAGAAACCATCACCGAGCTACAGATGG AACGTATTTTTGAGGATCATGAGAACCTAGTGGAGAACTTACTCAACTGGACCCGAGACAGCCACAACAAGCTCATGTTCACTGAGCGCATTGAAAAATATGCTCTTTTCAAGAACCCTCAG AACTATTTGTTGGGGCGGAAGGAGACATCTGAAATGGCTGACAGGAATAAAGAGGCTTTATTAGAG GAGTGTTTCTGTGGTGGATCAGTTTCTGTGCCAGAGATCGAAGGAATTCTTTGGCTGAAGGAGGATGGAAAAAAGTCATGGAAGAAGCGCTACTTCCTTCTCAGGGCCTCAGGAATCTACTATGTCCCCAAAGGCAAAGCCAAG gcatccAGAGACCTGGTGTGCTTCCTGCAATTGGACCATGTTAACGTGTACTACGGCCAAGACTACCGCAGCAAATACAAGGCCCCCACAGACTACTGCCTGGCCCTCAAG CATCCTCAAATCCAGAAGAAGTCGCAGTATATCAAGTATTTgtgctgtgatgatgtcagaacTTTGCATCAATGGGTGAATGGAATACGTATTGCCAAG TATGGAAAACAACTGTATGGGAACTATCATGAGGCTATGAAGAGAACAGAGGCAGCATATGATtggtcctctctctctacctcaaGCATCAGATCAGGCTCCAGTTCTGTCAGCATACCTG AGTCTCAGTCTAACCATTCGGGGCATTCAGACAGTGGGGTGGACACGACTTCCTCTCAAGGCCGGTCCCAGAGCGTGGTGAGCTCCATTTTTTCTGAAGCTTGGAAGAGGGGTACGCAGATTGAGGAAAACACTAAG ATGAGAATGGACACAGCAAAAGGGGGCACGCTGCCACATCACAGTCACAGGCATCACAGTCAGCATTCAGTCGATTATCCAGCTTCGACACCCCCTCCCCAGCAACAGCCCCCACCACAGCCTCAGTCCCAGCCTGTCCAAAAGCACCCACCCCAGCCTCAGCCTCAGACCCACCAGCAGCACTCACCACAGACTCAGATCATCCAGCAGCACCCATCGCAGCCTCCACCCCAGTTACAGCACCATCACCCACCTCAGCCAGTGCagcccccaacacccccccagcCAGAACAATATCCGACGCCTCTTCATCTGGAAACCATTCAAGCTGCGCCCTCTAACTACCTactgcaacagcaacaaatgACCAACAGTATCTACAACCACGTTCCCCTACAGCAGCCTCAGACGAgtccgccaccgccaccgcctcCGCCaccacctccgcctcctcccccacccgcAGTTCAAACGGTGTCGCACCACTCACTTGCTCCCACCATGTACAAATACAGTACCATCACCAGACTGCAGAACCAGAAAGCTAGTCACCACAAGCCCAATCACGTTCTCACAAAGCCTCAGCCAGTGCCAACGCCACCTGCAGCACAGGTCAAACCCAATGTCAACCATATTGCAGCAAGGACTAacgtcccccctcctccacctccgccaCCTCCCCCATCCATGCCAACCCCTGGATCTGCCATGGCTGTGTTGAGGCTTGGGCCTCCTAGCCCGGCCGCCCCTCCTGCCTTCATCCCTCCACCACCAACATCTGCACATGCTGCGCAGATGAACGGGGGATCAtttccacccccacctcctccccctcctcctgcacccGTGCCCTTAAGCCAGTCTGTTTACTGTGGTGGACTTAAGCAGGCCCTAAAGGAAAGGTTTCCCAGCCCTCCACGAGATCTCCTTTCTCTAAATGGAGGATTTGAAGAGTCCCCGCCACCTGCCCCAACCcctacaccaccaccacctccaccaccgccaccaccacctcctcctcctccgccacaacagcagcaattCCACATTCCGTCTCAATttcccccaccaccagcacctgctAAAATGTTCACATCAGGTTTTGGACCTCATACAACGCCAAAACCTGTGTCCCCTGTCTCACcgtttcctcctgctccacctcctgctaCACTTGGTGGCCTAACCCCACCgcctccaccacccccacctccacctgctcccctGAAGAAACAGTTCAGCCTCCAAGCTGGCCATACATCCATTCAGCCGCCACCAACGCTGCCTAAGCAGCACAGCCTTTCAAAGCAGATGACCCCCACAGGAGGTCCTCAGACCATGTCTTTGGTGAAGCAGCTAGCAAGCCAGTTTCCAGGTGCTCCACCCCAGGTCAATCAAACAGAGATCCCCAAAGCGCCACTTTCTCCACCTGCagtaaaaaccaaaccaaaatggCAGCCTGGTggagtccagcagctgcagtctCCAGAATTCCCACCACCTCCTACTGATAGCAATGCTGCTTTTGTAGcggcagcaccaccaccaccacctcctcctcctccgccccctccacctgcacctgtcACAGGTcctgccccacctcctcctccgccccctccacctgcacctgtcACAGGTCCtaccccacctcctcctccgcttcctcctggAAACCTTGGTTCGCCCACAAAAAGGCCACCCTCCAGTTCTTTAAATATAGGCGGTAAAaaggccccgcccaccccacAGAGAAATTCCAGTGTCAAGTCCAACTCCTCTGGCTTTTATGAAGAATCAAGGAAAAACCTGCTCAGCAAATTTGCACCACAGAACGCTGCTTCTTCTGCACCGTGTGTCTCTCCATCTTCCAAAGATCCCGCAAACGGACCCCCTGCACCACCAAAACCAGGCAAACTGAATCTGGCCAACCTGCCCATGGCACTGCAGGCCAAAGTAAGCCAGGCAAAGAAATCCAGTGGCGAGTTTCCCTCCCCACCACCTGAATGTGCCtacttcccccctcctcctccagcatctgagctctttccccctcctcctccacctcctggggGTGAAGCTCACTGCGGAGGAGCACCTAAGGTAGCTGTCGTGAACCCCCAGCCCCAGGCTCCCCCTCCACCGCCACCTGTCTCCCTTGTCAGCAACTTATCTTGGGGTAAGAGCTCCTTGAAAAAGACCACGCTAGTTCAGCGTAGCAACAACACCCCAGAgccccctcccctttcctcacCTCCTGCCACCTCTCCCAAAGGCAGCTCGGGCCAACCCAATTTCCTTGAGGATCTTAACCGGACACTAAAACGGAAGTCAGTAGGCCGCCAGGGTTCTCTTAACTCTTCAGCGCTCGCAGGAAAGTTGGATCCTGCAGGGACTATGGACGACATGGCGctgcctccgccgccgccggagCTGCTCTTGGATAATGGAAAGCAAAGCAATGGTGGAAATGGGGGTTACATGTCTGGTAACATCTCCGGCTATGCAACACTACGGCGTGGACCGCCACCTGCACCGCCTAAAAGGGGGGATGCCACCAAACTTACTGGAGAGTGTTGA